In one Streptomyces sp. T12 genomic region, the following are encoded:
- a CDS encoding WXG100 family type VII secretion target has protein sequence MADYSLQFDGLESAVTEMSRISKQINDFLEELQSGTMQAITEWESGARDLFDSQRSVWATAANDMTVQAANAQNSLTQIIGHYADGERSGVNIWNR, from the coding sequence ATGGCAGATTACAGTCTTCAGTTTGACGGCCTCGAGTCCGCGGTCACGGAAATGAGCCGGATTTCCAAGCAGATCAACGACTTCCTGGAGGAACTGCAGAGCGGCACGATGCAGGCCATCACCGAGTGGGAGAGCGGCGCGCGCGACCTGTTCGACAGCCAGCGGAGCGTCTGGGCCACGGCCGCCAACGACATGACCGTGCAGGCCGCCAACGCCCAGAACTCGCTGACCCAGATCATCGGCCATTACGCCGACGGTGAGAGGTCCGGCGTCAACATCTGGAACCGCTGA
- a CDS encoding right-handed parallel beta-helix repeat-containing protein → MTRQVLLVSRDRPGAYQSIGEALRAASDGAVITVAGGTYEEPLVITRMVTISAASGGSDVRIHVGSGSAVVVDAEAVQLSGLTISGGDDDTAAVEIRRGEAALDACRITGAGWTAILAWHQGTLVARDCRIDEAQGAGIVVTSPGGNTVEKTVVNETGSSAIVVAEGGRLAVRESVIDRAGGNGICVNGNGRAEVKDTAITASGKPALVVEQNGAATVSGVTVTESASVDAYLTGKGRITLTGCRFSGAGAESVHIAGGSAPLLKGCVVSAPDGTAVRITGKSRPRLENCEITRASVGVSVEGGSTVALKQLAVREAAQAAVLVTEGGAVEAEQLTVAEGAGIGLRVAGGAKVMVRDSEIATDRANAVELAEKGTGRFQELRLRTGGGGFSLTDGSEAEVVSARLQGCEVLVGKDAALTVRDSEIAGSGTDAIRVTGGGSVTAIGCRVHSARGHGVNIQATARAEVSNCLIFDNAGDGVRTNTEEPVSVRDCEVRDNGGLQVHQLRDNPQFSVGNLTGGDRQDKSGRAASKGRQRKEDGAEQPEASETAQHTGTGPLAELDALVGLESVKHEVTSLINLNKMAQRREEMGLPMPPMSRHLVFAGPPGTGKTTVARLYGAVLAELGILSKGHIVEVARADLVAQYIGATAIKTTEVVTKAIGGVLFIDEAYTLTSQAKGSGPDFGQEAVETLMKLMEDHRDEIVVIVAGYSEQMDQFLSSNPGMASRFSRTVEFPNYSVDELVTIVRGLCGKHYYELTDSALEGLTTYFERTPKGPTFGNGRVARQLFESMINRQASRLATHPPTADSEFTRLTADDVEKPPGAEPATSGGGDNRQPQEPRSSRRIANLVGLEAVRTSLLERLAGLTELRRQRQPVAGLMNLVFAGKEGSGRGAVAGLYARCLAEYGLLETGAVHRQALSEFPAGWREQAETFAAAVFDEAAGGLLLLELDQAFQARPESERGAVVSALRKAADGNGEVALVLCGEESLLAEALNARPGSELAACFAEYLPFADYSGAELAELSWRYLTVRGFTVDAPVRNSLAEHFTESPPPAGAYGAHRFAERLASADSPAIRPAARTDAADTDSADSGAGAGQVPPEEGSPALAEAGAGA, encoded by the coding sequence ATGACGAGGCAGGTCCTGCTGGTCTCCCGGGACCGTCCCGGCGCCTACCAGTCCATAGGCGAGGCGCTGCGCGCCGCTTCCGACGGCGCGGTGATCACCGTGGCCGGGGGGACGTACGAGGAACCCCTGGTCATCACGCGCATGGTGACCATCTCCGCCGCGAGCGGGGGGAGCGATGTGCGGATCCATGTGGGCTCGGGCAGCGCCGTCGTCGTCGACGCCGAGGCGGTGCAGCTCTCCGGTCTGACGATCTCCGGCGGGGACGACGACACGGCCGCCGTGGAGATCCGACGTGGCGAGGCCGCACTCGACGCCTGCCGGATCACCGGTGCGGGGTGGACGGCGATCCTGGCGTGGCATCAGGGAACGCTGGTGGCACGTGACTGCCGGATCGACGAGGCGCAGGGCGCCGGCATCGTGGTGACCTCGCCCGGCGGCAACACGGTCGAGAAGACCGTCGTGAACGAGACCGGCTCGTCCGCGATCGTGGTCGCCGAGGGCGGGCGGTTGGCGGTCCGGGAGAGTGTCATCGACCGGGCGGGCGGCAACGGCATCTGCGTCAACGGCAACGGGCGCGCGGAGGTCAAGGACACGGCGATCACCGCGAGCGGCAAGCCGGCGCTGGTCGTCGAGCAGAACGGCGCGGCGACCGTCTCGGGCGTCACCGTGACCGAGAGCGCGAGCGTGGACGCGTATCTCACCGGCAAGGGCCGGATCACCCTCACCGGCTGCCGGTTCTCCGGTGCCGGCGCGGAGTCGGTGCACATCGCCGGCGGTTCGGCCCCGCTGCTCAAGGGGTGCGTCGTCTCCGCCCCGGACGGGACCGCCGTCCGGATCACCGGGAAGTCGCGGCCCCGGCTGGAGAACTGCGAGATCACGCGGGCGTCGGTGGGCGTGAGCGTGGAGGGCGGCAGCACGGTCGCCCTCAAGCAGCTGGCCGTACGCGAGGCGGCCCAGGCGGCCGTGCTCGTCACGGAGGGCGGCGCCGTCGAGGCGGAACAGCTGACGGTGGCCGAGGGCGCCGGCATCGGGCTGCGGGTGGCGGGCGGCGCCAAGGTCATGGTGCGGGACAGCGAGATCGCCACGGACCGGGCGAACGCGGTGGAGCTGGCCGAGAAGGGCACCGGCAGGTTCCAGGAGTTGCGCCTGCGCACCGGCGGCGGCGGGTTCTCGCTGACCGACGGCTCCGAGGCGGAGGTGGTGTCCGCCCGGCTCCAGGGCTGCGAGGTCCTGGTCGGGAAAGACGCGGCGCTCACCGTGCGGGACAGCGAGATCGCCGGCTCCGGGACCGACGCGATCCGGGTGACCGGCGGCGGATCGGTCACGGCCATCGGGTGCCGGGTGCACAGCGCCCGCGGCCACGGCGTCAACATCCAGGCGACCGCTCGGGCCGAGGTCAGCAACTGCCTGATCTTCGACAACGCCGGGGACGGCGTACGCACCAACACCGAGGAGCCGGTCAGCGTCCGCGACTGCGAAGTGCGGGACAACGGCGGCCTGCAGGTGCACCAGCTCCGGGACAACCCGCAGTTCTCGGTCGGCAACCTGACCGGCGGCGACCGGCAGGACAAGTCCGGGCGTGCCGCGTCGAAGGGGCGGCAGCGCAAGGAGGACGGCGCGGAACAGCCCGAGGCGTCGGAGACCGCGCAGCACACCGGTACCGGACCGCTCGCCGAACTCGATGCGCTGGTCGGGCTGGAGAGCGTCAAGCACGAGGTCACCAGCCTCATCAACCTCAACAAGATGGCCCAGCGCCGGGAGGAGATGGGACTGCCCATGCCTCCGATGAGCCGGCACCTGGTGTTCGCCGGCCCACCGGGCACCGGCAAGACCACCGTGGCCCGGCTCTACGGCGCGGTCCTCGCCGAACTGGGCATCCTCAGCAAGGGTCACATCGTGGAGGTCGCGCGCGCCGACCTCGTCGCGCAGTACATCGGCGCCACCGCCATCAAGACCACGGAGGTCGTCACCAAGGCGATCGGCGGTGTGCTCTTCATCGACGAGGCCTACACCCTGACCAGCCAGGCCAAGGGAAGCGGCCCCGACTTCGGCCAGGAGGCCGTCGAGACCCTCATGAAGCTCATGGAGGACCATCGCGACGAGATCGTGGTCATCGTCGCGGGCTACTCCGAGCAGATGGACCAGTTCCTGTCCTCCAACCCCGGTATGGCGTCACGTTTCTCCCGTACCGTCGAGTTCCCCAACTACTCGGTGGACGAGCTGGTGACGATCGTCCGGGGCCTGTGCGGCAAGCACTACTACGAGCTCACCGATTCCGCGCTGGAGGGCCTCACCACCTACTTCGAGCGGACCCCGAAGGGGCCGACCTTCGGCAACGGACGTGTGGCCCGCCAGCTGTTCGAGTCGATGATCAACCGTCAGGCATCCCGGCTGGCCACTCATCCACCCACCGCCGACTCGGAGTTCACGCGTTTGACGGCGGACGACGTGGAGAAGCCGCCCGGGGCGGAGCCCGCCACTTCCGGCGGCGGGGACAACCGGCAGCCGCAGGAGCCGCGCAGCAGCCGGCGCATCGCGAACCTGGTCGGGCTGGAGGCGGTCCGTACCTCGCTCCTCGAACGGCTCGCCGGACTCACGGAGCTGCGCCGGCAGCGCCAGCCGGTCGCGGGGCTGATGAACCTGGTGTTCGCGGGCAAGGAGGGCAGCGGCCGCGGTGCCGTGGCCGGGCTGTACGCGCGGTGCCTCGCCGAGTACGGGCTGCTGGAGACCGGCGCGGTGCACCGGCAGGCCCTCTCCGAGTTCCCGGCGGGCTGGCGGGAGCAGGCAGAGACGTTCGCCGCCGCCGTCTTCGACGAGGCCGCGGGCGGCCTGCTGCTGCTCGAACTCGACCAGGCCTTCCAGGCCCGCCCGGAGTCGGAGCGCGGTGCCGTGGTGAGCGCCCTGCGCAAGGCCGCGGACGGCAACGGCGAGGTGGCGCTGGTGCTGTGCGGCGAGGAGTCGCTGCTGGCCGAGGCCCTGAACGCACGCCCGGGCTCCGAACTGGCCGCCTGCTTCGCCGAGTACCTGCCGTTCGCCGACTACTCGGGAGCGGAGCTGGCCGAGCTCTCGTGGCGTTATCTGACGGTGCGTGGATTCACCGTCGACGCCCCTGTGCGCAATTCGCTCGCCGAGCATTTCACCGAGTCTCCGCCACCGGCGGGCGCGTACGGGGCGCACCGGTTCGCGGAGCGTCTGGCCTCGGCCGACTCCCCCGCGATCCGGCCGGCCGCCCGTACGGACGCCGCCGACACCGACTCCGCCGACTCAGGCGCAGGCGCAGGTCAGGTGCCCCCTGAGGAGGGCAGTCCGGCCCTGGCAGAGGCGGGCGCGGGGGCCTGA
- a CDS encoding WXG100 family type VII secretion target: MAGNMTQVDLAGLQKAINVFSNGVANFDGQYKAMSTTVGNIQSVWTGQAFMAFDRALQNWLVDFNKVITVLNGMENALSQNTSILTQTNEETIQKAQQAAAGITTPTLPGF; encoded by the coding sequence ATGGCGGGCAATATGACACAGGTCGATCTTGCTGGACTTCAGAAGGCCATCAACGTCTTCTCGAACGGCGTCGCCAACTTCGACGGCCAGTACAAGGCGATGTCCACGACGGTCGGCAACATTCAGTCCGTGTGGACCGGCCAGGCGTTCATGGCATTCGACCGGGCGCTGCAGAACTGGCTCGTCGACTTCAACAAGGTGATCACGGTGCTCAACGGCATGGAGAACGCCCTGAGCCAGAACACCAGCATCCTGACGCAGACGAACGAGGAGACCATCCAGAAGGCCCAGCAGGCCGCCGCTGGAATCACCACCCCGACGCTCCCCGGATTCTAG